A stretch of DNA from Solea senegalensis isolate Sse05_10M unplaced genomic scaffold, IFAPA_SoseM_1 scf7180000017412, whole genome shotgun sequence:
aaaaaacaacaacacagacagctgttacacaacaacatggtgtgtacataaaaacaacagtgtgtgtacatacataccaGACACAGAGGGATGGAGTGTGTTAAAGTTCCTCCCTGTTAAGGTGCTACTGCCTTGTTCCATAGCAAACAAAAGCTTGCTAATCTTTGCTATCTGAAAGGttttgtcagtctgtctgtaaAAGTCCCGGTGAACTCTGATGTCATGACCCATGAACCGAGCAACTTGTTCCAGCTCTTGTTCGTCAAGATCCAGGAGCTGGCAAAGTGTGGCCACCTGTTTTCTTAGTTTAGTTGACCTGAGGAGCTCAGGGTTTTCTGCTTTGCTCTCCTCTGCATATTTCCGCAGACAGTCGCAGCCACGTATGTTCGTCAGCACACCAGCTCTGGCAAAGAGGTAGGGATTTTCAGTGGGAACACCAGCTTCATCTCTCCATTTCAACAACACTTGGATTGACTCCATCAtcctgtgtgtgaaaaaaacaggaacCTTCTTCCCTCTTTTTCCTCGGACCTCGATGCGAGTCAGCTGTTTGCTCAGTTCCTTCTCTAAAGGAGACAGAGTGCTGTAAATGTCCTCATTGATAGGATTAGTGTTGACTTTTTTGTAGGCTTCGAGAGTCAAGCGCGATGCTTCTCCTTCACGACGcttattaaaaacaatcagCTGTGCCAGAATGCTCTCATTTAACACCTTGTATGCAGTCAaactcagctgctgctccagttCAGCTCTGGCTTTGTCTTCCACCATCCTGAGATGATCTCTAAGtgccatgacattttttgtgaGGGGAATGTCATCGGGTTTGTTCCACCTCTTCTCCTGCATGCTCTGGTGAGCAGATACCGCAACATGAGTTTTCCAATTTTTTTCCAACAGCTCCAAAaacttttttgcctttttttctgcCAGGTCATCATCGTTCATGAGACTTTGCCCAATCAACACCTCCACTGCTCCTTTCAGGCAGAATCCCACTCTCACTGCTGTTGAGGGTTTCCCATATTCATTTTTGCTTGGACTGAATTCTGTTAATTTCTTGGCTGCATTGACCACAAGCAGAAATTTCTTGGGGACACATATGTCTTCCAAAGTCCTCACAGTACTGTCCATAGCTTTGGCAGTCAACATGAATCTACCAAGCTCCCTCATTCTTTGAGATATATAGTTGTGCTTGGACTTCACACGACCATGTTTTGCATACAGTGATTCCCCATAGTTGCAGATCAATGAATCGCCCCTGATGTGGAAGGACACGTCATCCTGtctcattttattaataatagcCTGACATCCACTAGATGAAGCCATTATAGGAAGCAGGCGTGCTGAAACACTCTGTACTGCCCCTCTGGTCTTTCTCTTGTTGTCTGTCTCACTGCTGGTTTTAAATTTACATGATCCCTGGTGTCTCCACAAATCAGTCCTAGAAAACATGCCGTAGCAGAATTTACAAGGCAAATAGTGCCATGCAGATGTTTTATGAGACGGCTGCTTTACAGTTACTATCTGTCCTTTGCCTTCAGCCAGGACCCTCACATTGTGCTTAAAATCTCCTTTCCTTCTAATTTGTTCTAAAAGAACTTTTCTTTGTGGTGACTTTGATGCAAAGCTGAATGCATGTGCCACATCCTTTACCTCCATATGCTTCCTCTGCAAGTGCCTCGCCATCTTGTTATTTGGCTGATGGCAAtacaaacaataatgttttttgtccCATGatcttttgttgtcttttctttttgtacatgTCTTAACAGTCACATTAACACTAACTTCAGTGTtggttgtctttgttttcttattttgccCCTTCACATACGTTCttaggttctttttttttctgattgtgAACTTGCCTTTGAGTGGATCTTCTTcctgatcatcatcatcctgatcTTCCTCATGGTCATCATCCTGATCTTCCTCATGGTCACCATCCTGATCTTCCTCATGAGCTTCTTCCTGGTCATCATCTTGTCCTTCTTCCCAGTCATCATCCTGATCATCTTTCTGATCCTCTTCTTGATCTTCATCCTGATCTTCCTCACAGCCATCATCCTGATCTTCCTCCTGTCCTTCTTTTTGATCTTCTTCTTTATTAAAATCTGGGTCATCATCCTGATCCCCACCCTGATCTTCTTCAGCCAATATTGTACTTGTAGATTTGGGCTCATCAGTGTCAAAGTCCGTGTCCACGTTTTC
This window harbors:
- the LOC122764443 gene encoding uncharacterized protein LOC122764443 isoform X1, which gives rise to MEFRSVDRLGRRLWRLTIHHQECERDFFQSLSLQLVSSPDMSSEGSDVDCYVRDPDYDPKYYESTPSDVVENVDTDFDTDEPKSTSTILAEEDQGGDQDDDPDFNKEEDQKEGQEEDQDDGCEEDQDEDQEEDQKDDQDDDWEEGQDDDQEEAHEEDQDGDHEEDQDDDHEEDQDDDDQEEDPLKGKFTIRKKKNLRTYVKGQNKKTKTTNTEVSVNVTVKTCTKRKDNKRSWDKKHYCLYCHQPNNKMARHLQRKHMEVKDVAHAFSFASKSPQRKVLLEQIRRKGDFKHNVRVLAEGKGQIVTVKQPSHKTSAWHYLPCKFCYGMFSRTDLWRHQGSCKFKTSSETDNKRKTRGAVQSVSARLLPIMASSSGCQAIINKMRQDDVSFHIRGDSLICNYGESLYAKHGRVKSKHNYISQRMRELGRFMLTAKAMDSTVRTLEDICVPKKFLLVVNAAKKLTEFSPSKNEYGKPSTAVRVGFCLKGAVEVLIGQSLMNDDDLAEKKAKKFLELLEKNWKTHVAVSAHQSMQEKRWNKPDDIPLTKNVMALRDHLRMVEDKARAELEQQLSLTAYKVLNESILAQLIVFNKRREGEASRLTLEAYKKVNTNPINEDIYSTLSPLEKELSKQLTRIEVRGKRGKKVPVFFTHRMMESIQVLLKWRDEAGVPTENPYLFARAGVLTNIRGCDCLRKYAEESKAENPELLRSTKLRKQVATLCQLLDLDEQELEQVARFMGHDIRVHRDFYRQTDKTFQIAKISKLLFAMEQGSSTLTGRNFNTLHPSVSGESPTPTQSHVTSPIETDEEDEDKGRDLCSPAPCSEDDDENLSFSQKPSQKKRKKSVKARDKSSNLISKKRHAPCTEDDDDDDDQGPELFHPRKRPTPCSGLGLDGHTDNYQSPTSSHTQSPSKKKENTKQMKETELHKVVRRAWSEAEKTAVRKHLLNFIEKRRVPGKEACMRCKEKENILEQRSWKDIKNFVYNTIVTARKAALRQLQFS